The segment TAAACTAGAATAactaatttcaaaaaaaaacttacaTCCCGCCGCTGCAGCAGACGGACGCAGGGCAGAGGGGCCTCAGGCTCGTGACCGCCGGAAGAGGGGAAGCCCCCTGCTCCCTGCCCCGTGACCGCCAAACGCCGGCGAAGGCGGCTCCCTGCTCCCTCGACGACGAAGCCGGCGGCGGGTGGGAAGGCCGGGGCCAAGGCGCGGACCCGAGGGCGCCCTGCGCGGCGCGGCCGGAGGGAGCAGCACCGGGGGCCGGGCCGGGCCACGCGCGCCGAGTAGGGGGACGGGCGGGGCACGCGGCGAGCGGGGGATGGAAGGGGAGCGCGGcgagcaggcggcggcggcggcggcgagcagggagcgcggcggcggcgaggaagaCTGCCTCGCGAACAGAGGAACGCGAGCCGCGGCCTGGTGGTATTCAAGGGGTCGACGCCAGGATCtacggcgccgagctcggcgccgtgatctgtggcgccgagcttTTTTTTCCAATGCCACGTCAGAATCTATGTTTGCCGCATCCAGgacctcggcgccgtgatccatggcgtcgagacgtgatacctcggcgccatgatgcatggcgccgaccccctgggtccatttctgcatttgagttttccaggggtccaattgtgaacttttttcaaaaaaagggcCAAATTGTAAAAAACAAGGAGCCAAAGCCAACAATATTGTTTTTTTTGGTTTAATTTCGGTGTACCAACCCCATctccgaggccttgtttagttcaccctaaaaatcaaaaagttttcaagattctccatcacatcaaatctttcgatacatgcataaagcattaaatatagataaaaataaaaactaattgcacagtttacttataaatcacgagacgaatcttttgattctagttagtctataattggacaatatttgccacaaacaaacaaaaatactaccgtagcgaaatctaaaatcttttcgcatctaaacaaggcccaaatcaaTGTTTGcaattttggggtgaactaaacaaaggccttgtttacttccgaaaaaatttcggatttcgctactgtagcacttttgtttttatttgacaaatattgttcaatcataaactaactaggatcaaaagatttgtctcgtgatttacagacaaactgtgtaattagtttttgttttcgtctatatttaatgcttcatgcgtgtgccgaaagattcgatgtgacggaaaatcttccCAAGGCGCTTTTGAGGTAGGTGAAATGGTAATTGCTAGCTAGCGCCTTTGACTTTTGACTTTTGGCTCTGGGACGACCGACCGACTGACGTGGGGAAGGCAACAGGGAAGAAGCTTCACAACAGTCACTGCTCGCGTTGCACCTACTACTTGCCCTTGCAGaggatttatttatttgatttatTAAAACCTAGTAATAAAATAAAAGTTTGGATTTGGCGGGCAGATTTGTCCATGTGCTTTTTCCATTTGGACGAAAAAtggagggcgagggcgagggccaCCCCAGACAGAGGCAGAGCAGAGCAAGCCAGCTAGCAGTagcgcttaggccttgtttagttctaaaatattttgtaaaatcgacactgtagctttttcgtttgtatttgataaatattgtccaatcattgactaactaggctcaaaagattcgtctcgtcaatttcgaccaaactgtgcaattagtttttatttttgtctatatttaatacttcatgcatgtgtctaaatattcgatgtgatggaaaatctgaaaaattttgcaaaattttttggaaactaaacaaggcctcaccatAGCAACCAACCACCGCTAGCGCTAGGACTCTAGTACCCGCCCCCGGCCCCGCATGAGTGTTTTATAAATAAAAGGCAGGCACCTTGGCACTTGGTGCGGGGCCAATAATAAAAGGCTGCGCCTGCGCTGCGGCTGCCCAAGCCCAACAAACAAGCTCCGCCATGGCGATGCCGCCTTCGCCTTCGCCGCGGGTGCGGGTGCTATCCAGGCGCACCGTCAAGCCGCCGCCGGGCTCCCCGCGCCAACGCATCCCGCTCACCACCTGGgacgtctccttcctctccgCCGACTACATCCAGAAGGGCCTCCTCTACGCCACACCGCCCTTCCCCACgccccacctcctccaccacctcgAGGCCGCGCTCGCCCACGCGCTCCACTCCTACTACCCCGTCGCCGGACGCTTCACCACGGACCAGCACCACGACGCCGACGGCAACGTCCGAGGCTGCTCCGTCTCCATCGACTGCCACGGCCAGGGCGTCGACGTCTTCCACGCCGTCGCCGACGGCGTCTCCATCGCCGACGTCATCCCGCCTGACGCCGACGTTCCGCTCCTCGTCCAGTCCCTTTTCCCCCTCGACGGCGCGGTCAACCACGACGGCCACCACCTCCCGCTCTTCGTCGTCCAGGTCACCGACCTCACCGACGGCGTCTTCCTCGGCTTCGCCTACAACCACGCGCTCTCCGACGGCACCGCCTTATGGAAATTCATCAACGTATGGGCGGCCATCGCGCGCGACGCCAGCCTCTCTCAGTCTCAGTCTCAGTCTCAGTCTGTCTCCCCCTCGGACTCGGACTCGGAGCACGCTCCACCTCCGCCGCCCTTGCTGGAGCGCTGGTCccccgacggcgacggcgacggcctcacgacgccgccgccggtcgTCCTCCCGTATCCAGACCTCACGGGCCTCATCCAGAGGCTGTCCCCGCCGCCGCTGCGCGAGCGCATGCTGCAGTTCTCGGCCCACAACCTGGAGGCGCTCAAGGAGCGGGCGCGGCAGGAGCTCCTGGCCGCCGGGGACGCGGCCGGCGCGGCCGCCGTCACCAAGTTCCAGGCTCTGTCCTCTCTGGTGTGGCGCTGCGTCACCCGCGCGCGCCGCCTGCCGCCCCACCAAACAACCTTTTGCCGCGCCGCCATCAACAACCGCACGCGCCTCCGCCCGCAGCTTCCGCCCGAGTACTTCGGCAACACCATCTACGCCATCGCCACGGAGGCCGTCACCGCCGCGGATCTGCTCCAGCGCGGCCACGGCTGGGCGACGGCGGCCGTGGGCCGCGCGGTGGCCGCGCACACGGACGCCGACATCCGGGCGCGCGTCCACGCGTGGATGGCCAACCCCGTGCTCTACAACCTCAGGTACTTCGATCCCAACGGCGTCATGATGGGCAGCTCGCCGCGCTTCGACATGTACGGATGCGATTTCGGCTGGGGCGCGCCGCTGGCGGCGCGCAGCGGCAAGGCCAACAAGTCCGACGGCAAGGCATCGCTGTACCCGGGGCAGGATGGCGGCGGAAGCATCGCCGCGGAGCTGGTGCTCACGCCGGAGCACATGGCGCTGCTGGAACAGGACGACGAGTTCTGGGCGGCCGTTTCGCCGGACAAGCAGCCTTGTCCGCCGCCGGGGAAGAATTGAACGCCAGCCGCCCACCCCCATCCCCATCATGCAAAAGTCAAGACAGAGCAAAAGGATTTGAATTGAATTTTCTTTCCTCGTTAGTTAACGTGTTTGCTCATTAAGGACTATATTCTCATGTCCTCATAATAAAGAAAAACTATTGAAATAAATACTCTCTccaaagaatcaatttctaagaATCTATGTCTGTCAAACTTTTATAAATTTACttaattttatagaaaaaattaacaataaaatacacattatataaaaatatattcgtatgatgaatctaatgatattaatttgatataaatcttaacattttttttagaaatttagtcaaagtttaaaaagtttgactcaagacaactctagaaattgattctttcatagACTCAGGGAGTAAGTTTGTTTCCCAGCCATGTATCGTTTTCTTGTGTGGAGAGCATGagcaaaagaaacaaaaaggaGGGAAATCAGACGATTCTAAGAGTTTGATTTCAAAAAGAAATATAGTCTAATTTACCCTTAAACTATCAACCAATCTAATTTATCTCTCTCTTGGCTAATATGGTGCTACATCAGTAAAATTTGCTTAGAACGCAAAAAAAAGAAAGTTAAGGGGGAATGTTCCAAAAACCTATTTTATAGATGACGAGGGAGATCAGACGATCGTGAAAATTAAAGGGTCCAAACGACCTTTTCATTCGTATTATGCTTTTTGTGACTGTGTGAGTAACGAGTTGATGACACTATAAACTTTGGGTCGAAGTTTACAAAAACCCCTTGCCTGTCTGTTAGGCCCCAAGTTTTTAGCTAATTCTTACCATACGGAGTTGGTCTAACTTGCACAGTCGGCCCACTTCACATCTCCCCCATCTCTTGCCCTAACCGATTCCTTTATGATTTCCTTTCCACGAAAGGGGGTATATATTGGGACAATggagagtttttttttcttttattttagaATTTTGGGAACATTCTAACAACGGAGATCTTTCACAGGTCAAATTATGCCTAAGACTTATTCTAAAAGAAATTATTATATTGAACCTATTTGTATTAAGAATACatatatagcaaaaaaaaaggACGAGCGTAGTGATTCCTATATCTAAATAAGAGGAGAGCATATGAAAAATATATAACCGATTCTTTTGTTGCCACAGGTAGATTATGGTATAAATTCTTAACAATTATCACTCACCTGGATTGCCTGCCGCTGCCGCCTCCCGCAGACAGCGGGGCCCACCTGATCACCTACtcccgctcccgctcccgcAAGAGATCATCGGATGCGGATCCATATCAACCACAGTTGACAGCAGCTCCAGCCGCCATGACCATGACCATGCCATCCCCGTCGCCGCTGCGCGTGCTGTCCAGGCGCACCGTCACGCCGCCGCCCCGCCCGCGCCACCGAATCCCGCTCACCACCTGGGACGTCTCCATGCTCTCCGCCGACTACATCCAGAAGGGCCTCCTCTACTCCAGACCGCCATTCCGTCTGCTCGACCACCTCGAGGCCGCGCTCGCCCAGGCACTCGTCTCCTATTACCCCGTCGCCGGCCGCTTCGCCACGGACCAGCACCGCGACGCCGACGGCAACGTCGTTGGCTGCTCCGTCTCCATCGACTGCGACGGCCAGGGCGTCGACGTCATCCACGCCGTCGCCGACGGCGTCTCCATCGCCGACGTCATCCCTGCCGACGCCGACGTCCCGCGCCTCGTGCGTTCTTTCTTCCCCCTCGACGGCGCCGTCAACCACGACGGCCACCACCTACCTCTCTTCGTCGTCCAGGTCACCGACCTCACCGACGGTGTCTTCCTCGCCTTCGTCTACAACCACGTGCTCTCCGATGGCACTGCCTTCTGGCACTTCCTCAACGCCTGGGCGGGCATTGCGCGCGGCCGCAGCCTCTCTGTCTCCCCTCCTCCGCCCTTGTTGGAGCGCTGGTCGCCCGAGGCCGACGGGCTGACGCCGCGGCCGCCCCCACCGCCACCGGTCGTGCTTCCCTATCCCGACCTCACGGGGTTCATCGAGAGGCTTTCCCCGCCGCCGCTGCGCGAGCGGATGCTGCACTTCTCGGCGGAGTCCCTGGAGGCGCTCAAGGACCGGGCGCGGCAGGAGCTCCTGGCGGCCGGCGACGTGGCTGGCGCGGCCGCCGTGACCAAATTCCAGGCTCTGTCCTCGCTGGTGTGGCGCTGCTTCACCCGCGCGCGGCGCCTGCCGCCCCACCAAACAACCTTTTGCCGAGCCGCCATCAACAACCGCACGCGCCTCCGCCCGCAGCTGCCGGCCGAGTACTTCGGCAACACCATCTACGCCATCTCCACGGAGGCGGTGAGCGCGGGGGATCTGCTGGCGCGCGGCCACGGGTGGGCGACGGCGGCCGTGGGGCGCGCGGTGGCGGCGCACACGGACGCCGACATCCGGGCGCGCGTGGCGGCGTGGATGGCCAAGCCCGTCGTGTACACGCTCAGGTACTTCGACCCCAACGGCGTCATGATGGGCAGCTCGCCGCGGTTCGAAATGTACGGCTGCGACTTCGGCTGGGGGCCGCCGCTGGCACCGCGCAGCGGCAGGGCCAACAAGTTCGACGGGAAGGCGTCGCTGTACCCGGGGCGGGAGGGCGGCGGCAGCATCGACGCGGAGGTGGTGCTGACGCCGGAGCACATGGCGCTGCTGGAGCAGGACGACGAGTTCTGGGCGGCCGTTTCGCCGGACAAACCTTGACTGCCCATGGCCGATCAATgtcagacagacagacagacagacagacagacagacagcaAAAGGATGTTGATGCGTTTGGTTAAGGATTAATCCTCTGATAAACGAATCGAAATAaatatgagagagagagagagggcaggCCGGGGTACTCTTTCCAGCGAAAATGTTTGTTGAGGGAAATGAACGAAATGGATGGATGTTGATGCGCACTGCAGAAAGATTGCATCGCGCGGCAAGCTTTTGATTGTGCTTCTGATTTCTGAAGATGATGCTGCCCCTGGTGTTTGAAATTGAATGCAACCTACCAGATGTGTGTTGACAGTGGCAGGTGATCTTCTGCTGAGTGCCTCATTGACAGGTATAGGATAACCTGCTTGAAATCAAAGGAGACATGGAACGTCTGTCCATTGCCTCATCAATTCTGAAAGGCCTTCAGACTTCCAGTAGAAGTTTTTACTCTATTTTAGCAGTGACCAAtgtaaaccaaaaaaaaaaaagtatagtCTGTTTAGCAGAGAGGATCGCTGGTAAAAGATTTGCACACTCAGAATAATTGTTTTTACTTAGCAAGTAACCCTTTAAGCTTATAAATGAAGATGTGTTTGGCAAAAACTCTTCAGAAGTACTGTTTTTAATTTAAGTTTAAAGGAATGACAAATAGTACAGATTCTCAATGAAAACTGAGATATTTCCACAAAGTTATGAATGTCAAGATCAATGCCTGGGGCTAGGAACTTTTATTCCAAATAGTGGCTCCCAAATTCTCTACGGAAAGAGCAGTGGTAGGGTCCACAGTCGACACCACTGAAAGATCAATATCCATCTCTATTTAACATACTATACATGCAACAATAGCGCAAGCAGTGAACTCTAAACCTTAAATTTGTCCTTTTATATTAGTAGACTACTAGTAGTTGGGGACATATTAATTGGACGAAATGAGTTGGTCACCAAAGGCGCAATTGGTGCATCTCAAAGTCCAACCTGGTTTGGTTCCTTTGGATGTTCCCAGCAAACACAAATGATTTTCAGCACAATTTGATGGACATGGTTCTACGGAGTAAAAATGTTACACCAAAACTGAAAACTCTTTAGACTGAAGTTTTTCCTATGATTTCTGATTGCAAACTTTTAACTGCTTTAGCGCACTTATTTATTTGGAAATTCACTGATCGCACCAGACTAACCATGTTGAGACTGAGAGCCCATACTCATATTTCGATTGGAGCATCTGCTGGCCAAGAACTGTAATTAACCTCGGACTTGCATCTCTCTTTTCCTTTTCGACAAAAAGAGAGCACGAAAGCAGGTTTCTGAATTTTGGTCAGATTTCTTCGATGTTGTAAATTACAATTATGCAAAGAACATGTACATCAATTCTTTGCATGACCAAGATCCCAATTTCACCACTGCACATTAACATACCAGAAGGGAAATAAGCACAAAAGTTCTAAACTGTACAGTTTGGCTAAATTTCTTCAGTTCAGTTCACCTTTTTACAGCAACCAACCAAAATCAAGCACAACTATGAGCAGCAACGGTTCCCTCCCCCCCACATCTTTATCTCTAAAGTGTGAAGGGGGTGCGACAAGCAAGCTCCCAGCTCCAGTTCTAAGCTCACTCGCTCGCTTCAGCTTCCGCTTCCGGGGGCGACATCTGTTGCGACTAAAACCAATAGACGTGCCATGCCACACCAGACCACAAAATTCAGCGCTAACCATCAACCTTCCTCGCTTTTTATACAATTTGGGGGTGGATACTCTCTAGACAGTTAGATTTATATATATGGCCATTCCGATCCTGTTTGCTCTCATCACTGATGTCACAAACTCCCACCGATATCGGTGGAGCTCTCTCCTGTCTTCTCATTCTGGTTCTTGTCTTCTTCATTGTCAAGGCAATCATCTTCCAGAGGCATGTGGATGCATATGCCATTGATTGGAAATGCTTCCTGGATTTCATTCATGACGACAATGGCATTACTAACACACTTACACTATCTCTTTAACTTTTTTTGGTAAAGAACAAGGAGGGGACCGCAGATTGTTTACCTGATTCACAGAGTCCTGGCCATTGGGATTAAAAAGAATGGGGCGGCACCTCTTATCCTCATTcatcaaacttgaattttgaaaaTGTGATATCAGTGCAGACCGTCCTTGAATTCTAGCATAAGCCAGCGAGGCTACTTTCTCGCTGTTGAACTTCTCCCATTTCTTACCATTAAAAGCCTGCAGGTTATAGGTGTACATCCGTAAATACATATTTCAAGCTGTTCAAAGTTTTTTTGAACTTAACAAGCTGTTCAGAGAAATTATACTACTTCTATGCCGATTAACTCAGCTGGACAGGGAACAAGTTCTTAACTCTACAAGTGACTATTGCAAACAGAGGACaaaggccaagaaagaaaatTACCTGGTAAAAGGATATAATGTGCACAGGTGATATCATGTTAATGAATGCATATCCGACATTGCATTTGTTCTGCATAAGCACAATAATACAGCATAAGTAAATTAAATAGCTGTGGACTATAAAATACAGGCCCCAAAATTAAAAAGAACAGCTCAAATTGGTTTTGAGTCTAGTACCTTGAAATCAATTGGCAGGTAGAAGAAGTCATAAGTTCCTTTATGAAACTCATCAATTGCAGCCAGGAGCATCTTAGATGTATATCTGTTAGATTCAGGGAAAAGAAAACCAAATGAATACAACTGACAACCGGCTAGCATAAGGTCCAAATGAAAACATAATTTGGAAATGCATACTTGTTCGGGATGTTcttaatcatcaatgttgtccGAGTATCATCACTTCTGCGAATCTTCTCCAAGTCAAGCTGATACTGCCTCTTGCTATCAGCTTGCAGCACACTACTGTCAACTCGGCGGTTACGGGCACGGTCAATGGAGTTGTCAAGTCCGAATGTACCAGGCCCATGGTATGGAGGATTAGTGTAAAAAGCCTGTCCCAATCTCGGTGACAATATCGGTCTGAAGTTAGTAGAGCTGTTATCTGTCAGACTTCCAATTAGAGAAGAACCAGGATTCACAGAAGCACGACCAGCCATGCCCAGCATGAGGGCTCCCCCATTTCGGCCAGTACCAACATTACCCATGTTCCCAAACCTGACTTGCTTCATAAAAGATGTCTCTGGCGATTCAGGTAAGAAGCCAAAATGGCTCTCGAATGGAGCACCTGAAGGGGCAGAGCCAACATGATGATGGTGCTGATCTGAAGAACCAAATAATGAAGCCTGACGGCTACTGTACAAGAATCCTTGGCCCTGAGTGCGACTGCTGGATGACAATGCAGGTCCAATTGCTGGTGGACGCCAAATAGGGGATTTTGAATGTTCTGAATATGGCTTTGGACTGCCCCAGAGAAACTGGGGCCCTGATAAAGTCCCAGGACTAGAACTCATGTATTCACTGTTGTGATCTTGGTATGAGTGGGAGTGCTGAAATGCAGCTCCCTGGGACTGGTTACCATTTGAGAAGACTTGATCATATTTAGACCAATTGCTATCCTTGCCAATAGGAGCAATCTTTGGAGCATTTGAAATCAGTGAAGGCATTCCGATAGGGCTCATTCCATTTCCTGTTGGAGATCTTGTGAAAGCTTGCAGCATATTGTTATCTGTTGGACTACTATAGGCCCATGCCCCTGCCACAAGGAttagaaaaacaaaagtaatttttaTATACAGGGGGATTGACTCCAAAATACATGGGGACAGCATTATACAAAAACTAGTTCCAACAGTACCTGGAGGAGAGTTAGCAACAGGTGAACCAACATGAGAATGTCTGTAGCTTCTGGGCTCCTCTTGGTCCAAATCATGACCAAGCTGCTGCATGAAGCTATATCagaagaaaacaagaaaaaTGCATCAAGTCAGTAAACTACATTAGAAAAATTCAATTTATTCAAGTAATGAAGTACTTCACATGTAGTAAAAGTAAGTGGAACAGCATGCTGGTGCAA is part of the Sorghum bicolor cultivar BTx623 chromosome 10, Sorghum_bicolor_NCBIv3, whole genome shotgun sequence genome and harbors:
- the LOC8065357 gene encoding uncharacterized acetyltransferase At3g50280; translation: MAMPPSPSPRVRVLSRRTVKPPPGSPRQRIPLTTWDVSFLSADYIQKGLLYATPPFPTPHLLHHLEAALAHALHSYYPVAGRFTTDQHHDADGNVRGCSVSIDCHGQGVDVFHAVADGVSIADVIPPDADVPLLVQSLFPLDGAVNHDGHHLPLFVVQVTDLTDGVFLGFAYNHALSDGTALWKFINVWAAIARDASLSQSQSQSQSVSPSDSDSEHAPPPPPLLERWSPDGDGDGLTTPPPVVLPYPDLTGLIQRLSPPPLRERMLQFSAHNLEALKERARQELLAAGDAAGAAAVTKFQALSSLVWRCVTRARRLPPHQTTFCRAAINNRTRLRPQLPPEYFGNTIYAIATEAVTAADLLQRGHGWATAAVGRAVAAHTDADIRARVHAWMANPVLYNLRYFDPNGVMMGSSPRFDMYGCDFGWGAPLAARSGKANKSDGKASLYPGQDGGGSIAAELVLTPEHMALLEQDDEFWAAVSPDKQPCPPPGKN
- the LOC8065358 gene encoding uncharacterized acetyltransferase At3g50280 — translated: MTMTMPSPSPLRVLSRRTVTPPPRPRHRIPLTTWDVSMLSADYIQKGLLYSRPPFRLLDHLEAALAQALVSYYPVAGRFATDQHRDADGNVVGCSVSIDCDGQGVDVIHAVADGVSIADVIPADADVPRLVRSFFPLDGAVNHDGHHLPLFVVQVTDLTDGVFLAFVYNHVLSDGTAFWHFLNAWAGIARGRSLSVSPPPPLLERWSPEADGLTPRPPPPPPVVLPYPDLTGFIERLSPPPLRERMLHFSAESLEALKDRARQELLAAGDVAGAAAVTKFQALSSLVWRCFTRARRLPPHQTTFCRAAINNRTRLRPQLPAEYFGNTIYAISTEAVSAGDLLARGHGWATAAVGRAVAAHTDADIRARVAAWMAKPVVYTLRYFDPNGVMMGSSPRFEMYGCDFGWGPPLAPRSGRANKFDGKASLYPGREGGGSIDAEVVLTPEHMALLEQDDEFWAAVSPDKP
- the LOC8065359 gene encoding protein MEI2-like 2, which gives rise to MDRSSDHFNPPGLAVPAASKSRQMAANNNPWRGPLPPLLNARAGFGDTSLFSSSLPVLSHEKLIFSDSAHGTPSMDDTSAKMKLLADDPDEKDYKFDFDLRQIDDLLPDEDEFFAGITDETEPVGQTNTTEELEEFDVFGNGGGMELDIDPVESITVGFANSSIVDGARGNGINPFGVPSTVGTVAGEHPFGEHPSRTLFVRNINSNVEDSELRSLFEQYGDIRTLYTATKHRGFVMISYFDIRAARNAMRALQNKPLRRRKLDIHFSIPKENPSDKDLNQGTLVIFNLDPSVSNEEVRQIFGAYGEVKEIRETPNKKHHKFIEFYDVRAAEAALRSLNKSEIAGKRIKLEPSRPGGTRRNFMQQLGHDLDQEEPRSYRHSHVGSPVANSPPGAWAYSSPTDNNMLQAFTRSPTGNGMSPIGMPSLISNAPKIAPIGKDSNWSKYDQVFSNGNQSQGAAFQHSHSYQDHNSEYMSSSPGTLSGPQFLWGSPKPYSEHSKSPIWRPPAIGPALSSSSRTQGQGFLYSSRQASLFGSSDQHHHHVGSAPSGAPFESHFGFLPESPETSFMKQVRFGNMGNVGTGRNGGALMLGMAGRASVNPGSSLIGSLTDNSSTNFRPILSPRLGQAFYTNPPYHGPGTFGLDNSIDRARNRRVDSSVLQADSKRQYQLDLEKIRRSDDTRTTLMIKNIPNKYTSKMLLAAIDEFHKGTYDFFYLPIDFKNKCNVGYAFINMISPVHIISFYQAFNGKKWEKFNSEKVASLAYARIQGRSALISHFQNSSLMNEDKRCRPILFNPNGQDSVNQEAFPINGICIHMPLEDDCLDNEEDKNQNEKTGESSTDIGGSL